CTTGATCCTGCAGCAAAAGAAGCGGGGCCCCTGGCCACTTGGCCCTCCATGGGGCCCACTGTCTGCTCTTCAAGGTCCTCCGTCCGGAGTGCAAGGAACCCGTCCTACAGGATACGATGGAAGAGCACGGCGGGGGCGGGCACCAGCAGGTGGGGAGGCGgaagcagggatgggggtgggggcaccaGGTGGCCAGCCGGAGCCCGGCCCGCACTGCAGCCCGTCTCAGGTGGGCACCCCGCGCCCAGCACCCCCTGTGAAGTGGAAAGGGTAGTTAAATCTGCCTTTCTTATACTGCACTGAGTCAACCCTGGTTTTCCCATCCCCTATCCTTTCCCTACAGGCGAATGGGTTCAGCCAAGGCAAGGGAGTCCCTGTTTCAGGAAAGGTAAAATGTTCTTTCGAGATGTGTCAAGAGGAGAGACAGGAAAGGAGAGCTCTAGAAGGCACTCATGGCCAAGGCTGGTCAAAGGTTAACCTTTCTCTCCTGCTGTTTCTGGAGATCCTCAAGCTCAGGCATCCATTTCAACTCAGCGGGTCCCACAGATGCTCCTTGAGCACAGGGCTGGTGCTGCAGGGAGACGAGGGAACCTGACTCCTGCCCCCAGGCGCTCACAGACCCACACCTGACACACacagccagggccgctgagctgGGTGGGACTCCAGCGTCTCCCTTCGTGTTTAGGTGGGGTGCGCAGTGTGTCAGCAGAGCCTGCCGAAGCACTTGCTGGAGATTCACGAGGTGAGAGTCAGCTGTGATTTCTTCTCCCAAGCccgggaggaggggaaggggccaGTAATAAAGAtttcccccccccctccccctcccccagctctctctTCTCGCCCAAGGAGGCCTGGGGCACAATGGGGAACTAGCTCATCACAGGGCCTCCTGCCCCCAGATGCCCGTCAGAAGGGCCTGCCATGGTCCGCAAGCCCAAGAGAGCTCGTGTTTGCCAAGGagagtccccccaccccctggccttTCCCACCTGCTTTCTCTTACTGGCTTCAGTCCCCCAGGGAAATAAGCTCATATCCCCAACGCAACTGCAGTCACTGCAGGCCAGTGACCATGCCCGTCCCCCCTGCTTCCCCGcaggccaaggaatgccaggagCGCCCCGTTGAGTGCCAGTTCTGTGAGCTGGCCATGCGCCTCAACAAGGTGGACATCCACGAGCACCCCTGCGGCAGGCGGACGGAGGTCTGCCCAGACTGCGGCCAGCGCATTGTGCTCCACATGCTGGCCCGGCACAGAGACGAGTGCTGCAGTGAGCAGACCCGGCTCCAGAAAGGTGAGCAGGGGTGGCAAGGAATGTAAGCTCTCAGCAGGACAGGTGACATGTGTGATGACAGATACACGTATCTCAAATTCATATGGCTACTCTGGACCACGTACTTAGAGTGGCCTTCTTGTGTGTCTGCTGTGGTCTCTAAATGACTGGTCCAGGGACACCAAGACGCCAGGAGCTGCGGGCCTGGGAGCTACACAGATGAGTGCAGAGGCAATGGGGGCCCGACAAAATGGGAGGCTTCCTTGGAACCCCTCAAGCACAATTCCAGCCTGGCAGAGACCCACCTGcatccttttacagatgagaaacctaTGCATAGAATGAAACGGGCTTGCTAGAGGCAGAAACCAGACAGGACATCCAAGTTCCCTGACACCAAATCAGGAGATTTCACCACCATCAGCAGCGGACAGAAGGGATCTAGTTGTAACTCCTGACCTTTGAGCCTATGTGTTGGCCGCCTGGTAGCACTGTGTGTTGTCTTGACCTGGTTACCTCTTCATGAGATGCGTTTAAGGAGGACAGCAATGTGACAGATCTTGTGTTCACTGGTTGTTTTAGTAACACAGTAACACGTGGAGAGAGCCTAAAATCCTTTGGATGGTAAGTCTCTCCTGGTAGACGATTTTATTAAAATCGGCACATGAAAAACTGGAGTGTTTGAGATGCGTGCACATTTCCAGCATGGCTGGGCTTCAACACAGCCCACAAACAACTCTTCAGCACAACTTCACCAACACAACACAACTTCAACAAGACAACACAGCACAGCTTCAACACAGTCAACAAAGATGTGTGCAGTAACTCCTCGTTTGATCACAGAGCTCAGAGACCGGTGAAATGAAAGAGCAGTCAGACTGGACGGGGCTGGCATCTGTGGTAACGGCTCCTTCTGTCTCCTTAGAAACCAGTCCTGCGCCAGGAAAATGTCTCTTCATCAGGGCTGTGTGCTGCCCCGAGTGCACTTTTGCAGCTTAAAGGAAATGATGTGGGTGATTCCTGCTGTGGGTGGCCTGTGTGGCCAAGGACCCTGGCAGTGCAGGACACTCACGGCAGACCGGGGACAGTTCATCATCAGGACTGCAGGCCATGTACGCGGTTGTGGGACAGTCGGGCTAGCCATTGTCAAGGGCAATCATTTGTGCTGTTGTTTCCATGCTTTTTCAGGGAAGAGAATTCCAGCTCCTGAAAGCAACATCTGCTGTCGTTATTGCAACCAAATGATCCCAGGAAATAAGTATTTCCACCATGTGGTGAGTAGAAATTAGTTATTTTCTAATGGTGCCAATAGCTAGTCCATATTCCAAAAAGAGTGATATGAAAGGTAGATTCTGGGTCCAATTTTACACAGCATGGATAACAGAGGTTCCCATATTTAGTTTTGCTCTGTTCAAAAAGGGATGTTGTGAATTGGTGTAGGCTAATTTAGCACACATAATTGGTCTCCCATCGTGCCAGCCCTTCAAGGAGCCTCCGTGACCAGTCCAGCTATCGTTGATCACCTCCAAACATCTTCAGCCCTCAGGGCCTAGCCATGGCAATTTGGTCCTTAATAGGACCTGCCTTATTATTTTCTGTCCCATGCGGGAGTCTTCTCaattagactgtgagctccctcGAAAAAGTTAACAACTTTCTCCATCTTCCCACAGTGAAACTGGTATCAGGGCTAGGTACCAAAAGGGGGACTCTGTAAAGATGTCATGAtgtgattgactgattgattgctTTTGCCTGGGAACATTCACAGACTCCTCCCTCCATCACTCTGAGCACGTTTTAGTGCATTAGCCCGTGCCAAGCTGCTCCCTTCTTTTGCAGGATGGAGCATTTTCTTTCTGGGGAAACTTCCTAAGGCTTCTCTCCAAAGAACTCATTTCCTTCTGCTTCGATGGAGCGCTGTTTGTCCTTTCTTTACCCTTCAATTCAGAGAAATATGAATATCAGAACTTAAGAGACCCTAGGGATGATCTAGGCCTTTTTGTTTATTGTGGgacaatacatataaaatttaccattagtGACATTTAGTGCATTTTAATAGGAATACTTGACTTAATAAAGTCTAAATTAATCATATTCCCTACCCTCCTTACAAACAATATATGGATTTGAGAACATGTTGACTCCGATTCTCTATTCTCACCTTATATGTATATGCTATGGAATTtagtttcacctttttttttttttttttttttttttttgcggtacgcgggcctctcactgctgtggcctctcctgctgcggagcacaggctccggacatgcaggcccagcagccatggcccacaggcccagccgctccgcagcatgtgggaccctcccggaccggggcacaaacctgtgtcccctgcatcggcaggtggactctcaaccactgcgccaccagggaagcccctcaccttgTTTTCATACTATCCCTCTTTAGTCATTATTATCGCTGTCATTTTATGCAGTTCATGCCTGCTTGGATATACTCACACATTCACCTTTCCCTTTGCTCACGTTCTTTCTTAAATCCCAAGCTTTCCGTCTGGGTAGGATTTCTCTCTTCCTGAAATACACGTCTAGGTAGTTCCCTCAGCAAGAAGCTGTGAGGAGTAAATTTTTAGTTGCCTGCACAGGTACTTTTTTCCTGCATTATTGAATGGTAGTTTAACTGGGTATCCGATTCTACGTTAACCATAATTTTCTCTTAGCGTTTTGAAGTTTATTCCACCGTCTTCCCACCTCCATGATTGCTGTTGATAAGTCTGCTCTCAGTGTAACTGCCATTCCTTTTTGGGTAACCCTTTTTCTTTGGTTGATTTCAAGATCCTCTTTGCCTTTGATCTTCCTGGTTTCACTGCAATGCGTCCAAGTGAAGACTTATTTTTATTCATCCTGCTTAAAACAATATGCTcaagtgtgtttatttttttctttcttcttcagaatTGCTCCCGCCCAAATCTAAAGATTTAGTTCTGCCTTAATCAGTTCTGAAAAGCCTCAGCTATAATCTCTTGGAATCCCCAATATTCCCTAACCCCTCCATGTTCTCCCAACTCTTTCTGTGGAACATATTAGATGTACATCAGGCCTTCTCGTTCTATCCTCGTGTCCCTTAACCTTTCACATTTTCTATTCCTCTCTCCTATATTCTGAATAATTTCCTCAAATCCTATTTTCAAGTTCATTCTTTCTTGGCCAAATCTAGCTTGCTATTTTTAAGCCTATCCATTGAGGTTCAGtgtctgtatttttcatttcgaGAAGTTCTGTTTATCTCTCTTTCAAATTCACCTACTCTTTTTTTCATAGGGTCgtattcttttctcttgtttgaaccatttttaattaatttattttacagtctCTCTCCTATAGTTCTGTTATCTGAACTCGTTGGAGACTAATCCCGCTAATGGTTGTGTCTGTGACGCTTACCCAAGGTAGAGTGTTTCCTTGTGTGTGAATTTGAATCATGAGACTCTATCTGTGAGAATCCTGTATGACCTAGTTTGGGATTATGTAACCTCCAGAGGGATTTTGTGATTGCTTCTGCCATACATCCCAAATTTTACATCAATTCTTCTGCTTGGGTATTCCCGGAGCATGAGGATTTTGTAAATCTGAACCCCAAATACAAGAATGGCATGAGCTTTGGATTTTGAGTTTTCAGGAGTGTCAGTTTTGCTTCCGCACCCTCAATTTCTAGTCCAAGGTAGACAAGCTCTCTTGCCACTTTCCTTTTCCAATTAGCCGATTCTTTTCTCTTAGCCACCACAGGTTAGCCTTCAAGGTTCCCAGCTTTACGCAGGGAAAGGGGAATCTTACTTCCAATTCCACATCTTGTGTGGATGGGACTCTTCTCTTATCCAAGCTCTTAGATACGAGATTGACCCCACATCTCCTCCTAAAGTGTCAGCTCATGTGCTTAACAGGTCAGGTCTTCATTCCTGGAACATGgagcttgcttgctttcttgcaAAGTCAGCTCAGTGAATGTCatattttatccagcatttcAGAGTGGGAATATTTCAGGTTATCTTGTCCACCATTAAAGCTgaggtcattttaaaatttgaagtatgACTCATAATTGCAGGACAGATGCCGTCCAATCTCAGACTCTGTGACATATTCTCCAGTTGGGAAACCAGATATTCCTCCTTCATCCCTTTCAAGTCAGCCTGCAGAAGATCAAACTTCCACAGCAGAGAAAGACGTCCGTCCAAAGACGAAAAATACAAGCAGATTTCCCCTTCTTTCTGAAAAGTCAACGCGGCAAGCACCAAGAGGCACAAACAAAACCACGGATCTGCCTTTGAAGTCTGATGGCAAGCTCAGGGCCTCCTCTCCTGTAGAAGACGAGACAGCCTATGACATTCTGAGGAGGTGTTCTCAGTGTGGCATCCTACTTCCCCTGCCAACCCTAACCCAACATCAGGTACCCAGCCTCCATTCTCTCCTCATCCGGCTGGGAGCCATCTGGACAGTGTTTAAAGAAATCCAAGACCTGCAGGATATTCTCAGACATCTTTATCTCCCCtttctctgtgtgtccaaatcCATTCTCATAGCACCTATCACCTGGTTATATATGTGCATCATCTCCCACCTCTGAAGGCAGAGCTAGATCtttcatctctgtatctccagTTCCCAGCCCAGGGAATAACCACAGCAAATGCCCCAAAACTGTGGAGCAAACAAACGAACAGAGCATACCCAATCTAGCTGTCTAGCTCATAGCGTAGATAAGGCAATCCAGGCCCAGAGATGAGAGCCTTGGTCAAGATACTAAGTCAGTTGGTATCTTACCTCCAGCAGATCAGGATTTGCAGCCTCAAAAGCCTGATTTTTTACATCCTAGATTATTTTCCAAGAGTAATAAGAATTAGTATGAGGTAGTTAACCATTATGCACCAGTTACAATACAAAGCTCTTTACAAATGGTTAATCATTATAAAAAACATGCAGGTGTTCTATCCctatcttacagataaggaaaccagaCAGAAAGGTCGAGTAGCTTCCCCAGGATTATACAACTAGAGAGTGGCAGAATCCAGCCTAAAATACACGTGTGTATAGTTCCAAAGCTTATGCTTTTAAGCCCCAAACAGGATGcctcactcaaaaaaaaaaaaaaaagctttcattatttgatgtttttcaaaatacaaaagtaCTAGATACTACTAAATACTGTATTTTGTTGTAACCAGTTGACATGATACCacacaaacaaatataaagataaaGCTCATCCTCCCCCACACCCACCCTACTTCCCCAGTCCCACACCCCGAGATACTAGTTTCAGTGTCCTGGTGGGTGTCCTTCCAAAGCTTTAACTCTGTTCACACAAACATGAACAAGCCTCTATGGGGTTtgaactgttttttcttttcccctatatATCATCTTCCTATATTCATAACTCTgccatttgcctttttcactgaaTATACGATGCACACTCCTTACAAAGAAGTAGACCTAGATCTTGTTTTTTCTAACTTCTTCTCTATGTGCACACAGCACATGATTCTATAAAACTGAGTGAATTTCATACTTGCTGGGGGTGTTATTAGTGCCATATTTCCTTGCCTCCCACAATTTGAAATTTCCTTCCATACTTCCCTCCATCCTTACATAATAGGGTCGCcgaatttagcaaataaaaattcattacttgggaaaaaataactacaaaataaTTGCATgagacatacaaaaaaaaattctttgtttctctgaaatgaaaatttaactggacatcttgtattttatctggcaactctgTTGTATAACcgctcacacacatacacatttggaGTCCAATTATACACATTTCTTTGCATACACATTTCTTTGCATTCATCAATACCCAAGGACATCCCTGCAAGTCAAAGGATGTTGCCCCCCCCTTTTTAATGGCATAAGAGTCCATGGTGTGGGTATCCTCTAAACTGTTCATCCACCCCCCTCATGGTGATAGGTCTCTATTAAACATTGTCCCAAGCCTCCCATAGACCCCTCATGGCTCACCGGGCTCCATACATTTTCTATGCCA
Above is a genomic segment from Phocoena sinus isolate mPhoSin1 chromosome 20, mPhoSin1.pri, whole genome shotgun sequence containing:
- the XAF1 gene encoding XIAP-associated factor 1 isoform X1; protein product: MEGNFQACKNCKRSGAPGHLALHGAHCLLFKVLRPECKEPVLQDTMEEHGGGGHQQANGFSQGKGVPVSGKVGCAVCQQSLPKHLLEIHEAKECQERPVECQFCELAMRLNKVDIHEHPCGRRTEVCPDCGQRIVLHMLARHRDECCSEQTRLQKGKRIPAPESNICCRYCNQMIPGNKYFHHVDRCRPISDSVTYSPVGKPDIPPSSLSSQPAEDQTSTAEKDVRPKTKNTSRFPLLSEKSTRQAPRGTNKTTDLPLKSDGKLRASSPVEDETAYDILRRCSQCGILLPLPTLTQHQVPSLHSLLIRLGAIWTVFKEIQDLQDILRHLYLPFLCVSKSILIAPITWLYMCIISHL
- the XAF1 gene encoding XIAP-associated factor 1 isoform X3; amino-acid sequence: MEGNFQACKNCKRSGAPGHLALHGAHCLLFKVLRPECKEPVLQDTMEEHGGGGHQQANGFSQGKGVPVSGKVGCAVCQQSLPKHLLEIHEAKECQERPVECQFCELAMRLNKVDIHEHPCGRRTEVCPDCGQRIVLHMLARHRDECCSEQTRLQKGKRIPAPESNICCRYCNQMIPGNKYFHHVDRCRPISDSVTYSPVGKPDIPPSSLSSQPAEDQTSTAEKDVRPKTKNTSRFPLLSEKSTRQAPRGTNKTTDLPLKSDGKLRASSPVEDETAYDILRRCSQCGILLPLPTLTQHQERCWWLASSKGKQVRSSS
- the XAF1 gene encoding XIAP-associated factor 1 isoform X4; translated protein: MEGNFQACKNCKRSGAPGHLALHGAHCLLFKVLRPECKEPVLQDTMEEHGGGGHQQVGCAVCQQSLPKHLLEIHEAKECQERPVECQFCELAMRLNKVDIHEHPCGRRTEVCPDCGQRIVLHMLARHRDECCSEQTRLQKGKRIPAPESNICCRYCNQMIPGNKYFHHVDRCRPISDSVTYSPVGKPDIPPSSLSSQPAEDQTSTAEKDVRPKTKNTSRFPLLSEKSTRQAPRGTNKTTDLPLKSDGKLRASSPVEDETAYDILRRCSQCGILLPLPTLTQHQERCWWLASSKGKQVRSSS
- the XAF1 gene encoding XIAP-associated factor 1 isoform X2, which gives rise to MEGNFQACKNCKRSGAPGHLALHGAHCLLFKVLRPECKEPVLQDTMEEHGGGGHQQVGCAVCQQSLPKHLLEIHEAKECQERPVECQFCELAMRLNKVDIHEHPCGRRTEVCPDCGQRIVLHMLARHRDECCSEQTRLQKGKRIPAPESNICCRYCNQMIPGNKYFHHVDRCRPISDSVTYSPVGKPDIPPSSLSSQPAEDQTSTAEKDVRPKTKNTSRFPLLSEKSTRQAPRGTNKTTDLPLKSDGKLRASSPVEDETAYDILRRCSQCGILLPLPTLTQHQVPSLHSLLIRLGAIWTVFKEIQDLQDILRHLYLPFLCVSKSILIAPITWLYMCIISHL